In Arthrobacter sp. CJ23, the genomic window TGCCCACTGGCGAGGAGGTAAACCAGTAGTCCGTGGGCAGCGTGCTCGAGTTCCCGACGCTGAGGTTCCGGAAGTCGTAGTACGTGATGCCGACCTTTCCGCCGGCGACGCGGACGCTCGGCGTGAAGGCGGGGACGCCCTGCGGCGTATTGGCCCGCGCCGGCGCGCTCCAGGTCATGCCTCCGTCAGTCGACGTCGAGATCGCGACCTCATCGTAGTGCCCGCCGTTGAACCGTGAATCCTGCCACACGACGTACAGTTGCCCGGTGGCCGGGTCGACGGCTGGTTCTGGGATGATGTCCCCGGTCCTGACGGGCGCCCCCGTGTTGGGGTTTGTGACGCCCACGGTATTGAGCTTCGCGATGACCTGCGGGGCCGTCCAGTTGGCGCCCCCGTCCGTGGACTTGGTGAACGCCACGTTGAGCCCATGCAGTTTGTCGACACCGTTCTTGCCCGTGCCCAGGATGAGGTCGAAGAAGTTGTAGAGCGTGCCGTCAGGCCCGACGACGATCTGGTTGCCGATGGTCTGCTGCCTGTTGCCAGTGGGCACGATGACCGTCGGCGAGCTCCACGTGGCGCCCGAGTCGGTCGTCTTGGAGAAGAACGTCGGTCCCGCGAAGGCGGCCGCGTGGGCCGCGGCCCTCGGGTTGTCGGTCGGTGAGACGAGGCGGTCCCATACCGCGTAGGCCGTGCCCGGGATTATTGGGTCAGCAGTGACGGACTCCTTGTCGTTGAAGAACTGCGGAGAGCCGAGGTCTTCGATCAGGGTCTTCGGCGCAGTCCATGTTGCTCCGCCGTCATGCGAGGCCGAGGCGAGAACGGCATTGTCGTTGCCGACACCTTGGAAGGAGAGGGATACAGAGTAGGCCGTGCCGTCCGGACCTATCGAGACCCACGGATCCGAGGCGCGGTCGTAGCGGGAAGGTCCTCCCGGTGCGCAGGCCGAGAATGGCTGGGCTACCGTATTCCACGTGGCGCCTGCGTCCCTCGAGTAACCGACCACGAGGCCACGCGCGCCGCCGTCGGACCAGCGGTCCTGTTGCCACGCGCCGATGATGTTGTTGGAGTTGCTCGGGTTGACGGCGACCCACGGCTCCACCTCGGCGTTCGGGTAGTTCACGGCACCGGGTGCGGAGCCCAGCGTGCAGGCCGAGAACGGACTGGCCCCGCTCGCGACGGCTAGGGGGCTGGTCGTGGCGGCGGAGGCTCCGGACATGTTGAGCATGAGCGCGGCCGGCAGCATGGTGAGCAGTGCGGCTCGGCGCAGGTGTTTGGCGATCATTGGTTTCTCCTACAAGGGTGGGGTGCTGGGGGTACGACATCGGTCGAGGGCCGCTACGGGCCTGTGCGCTCCGGGAAAGTCCAGCTCACGAGGTCACCAAGCGGCTCGGCCTCGAAGGCGGAGGGCCGTCCTCGGCGACCCCGCGGCTCGCGCTGAACGGCTCGAAGACCCTCGCGGTTCGAGCACGCGTCGGTGATGCCCGCGCCAAAGGCCTGGCGGCCTCGAGCTGGGCCGCCAGGGCCATGAGCCGGGCGTCGTCGTCCGCCCGGCCGAGGAACGCGACCCCCGCGACCGGCGCGCTGGCCGCGGGAGGGCGGCGTCGTGCGCGTGTCCAGCCCCCGGCGGCCCGCCAGGCACAGCCTCCCTCACCAGAGCATTGAGCTCGGGTAGCCTTGAGTTCCGCGGGGCTCGCCTTCTGTGCCCGGATCAGATCGGCTTGCGGGAGGCCGTCGAGCCAGCGGAGCTGCTCGTTCATGCGCTCAGAGAAACACAAGCTGGGCTACCGCGCAAGGGCCTGACAAGACTCACCTAAAGTGCGCGCGAAATGGGGGTGCAAGCCTCAATAAATGCCCCGCGAAATACCGGTCGCTGTCCGGGTGCTGCGATGAGTTTCGCAAATGCGTCTACCAAGACCCCGACGGCGAGCGCGAACGGGCTCACGTACAGCGAAGTGATTCTGGACGAGAGTTTTGTGGTGGGGAGGGCCCGGTGTGGTGGGGCCGCACCCAACCTCACCACCCACAGCCGATCGCCAGCCCCGGCCTCGCTGAGTGAGCTGCCGCCCGGCGT contains:
- a CDS encoding sialidase family protein encodes the protein MIAKHLRRAALLTMLPAALMLNMSGASAATTSPLAVASGASPFSACTLGSAPGAVNYPNAEVEPWVAVNPSNSNNIIGAWQQDRWSDGGARGLVVGYSRDAGATWNTVAQPFSACAPGGPSRYDRASDPWVSIGPDGTAYSVSLSFQGVGNDNAVLASASHDGGATWTAPKTLIEDLGSPQFFNDKESVTADPIIPGTAYAVWDRLVSPTDNPRAAAHAAAFAGPTFFSKTTDSGATWSSPTVIVPTGNRQQTIGNQIVVGPDGTLYNFFDLILGTGKNGVDKLHGLNVAFTKSTDGGANWTAPQVIAKLNTVGVTNPNTGAPVRTGDIIPEPAVDPATGQLYVVWQDSRFNGGHYDEVAISTSTDGGMTWSAPARANTPQGVPAFTPSVRVAGGKVGITYYDFRNLSVGNSSTLPTDYWFTSSPVGTPAFADETHVYGPFDMMTAPVARGFFVGDYVGLASIGSSFASLSVRANDANTSNRTDAVFTIITP